In Nicotiana tabacum cultivar K326 chromosome 19, ASM71507v2, whole genome shotgun sequence, one DNA window encodes the following:
- the LOC142173491 gene encoding uncharacterized protein LOC142173491 gives MAKHHISSMVVKWNPPRNGFVKINSDGCSKGNPGPAGGGSIVRNDQGKIIISYAAPLGCMTNNMAEAMALKIGIEWCRNVGITELEIDYDSKLLVDWISNNNDPPWTLWDILNKIKYYLQDFDN, from the coding sequence ATGGCTAAGCATCATATTTCTTCAATGGTAGTTAAATGGAATCCTCCCAGGAATGGTTTTGTTAAGATAAACTCAGATGGTTGCTCTAAAGGAAACCCAGGACCTGCTGGAGGTGGTAGTATTGTTAGGAATGATCAAGGTAAAATAATCATATCTTATGCTGCTCCTCTGGGATGCAtgaccaacaatatggctgaagcAATGGCCCTCAAGATTGGCATTGAATGGTGTAGAAATGTTGGCATCACTGAGCTCGAAATTGATTATGATTCTAAATTACTAGTAGACTGGATTAGCAACAACAATGATCCACCATGGACTCTTTGGGATATATTGAATAAGATAAAGTACTATCTACAAGATTTTGACAATTAG